The Trachemys scripta elegans isolate TJP31775 chromosome 14, CAS_Tse_1.0, whole genome shotgun sequence genome segment gaggtttttaaggcccggcttgacaaagccctggctgggatgatttagctgggaattggtcctgctttgagcagggggttggactagatgacctcttgaggtcccttccaactctgatattctatgattctatgattctatgaaaaccggcttctataaattcgacctaatttcgtagtgtagacataccctcagtctccAAGTACCCACCAGCACCCAACCTCCCTCACCTATTGGCTGTGCCCATCCCGCAACAACCCAACTTCCAAATATTCCATTCCCCAGCATTCTCCATTTTGCCTCCCAGATCACCAATCTCTCAATGCCCCAGCGCCCATCTGTAATTAATGTGGgaattttctgcaatatttttatgaatctccttccttagaggtttttaaggtcaggcttgacaaagccctggctgggatgatttagttggggcttggtccagttttgagcaggtggttggactagatgacctcctgaggtcccttccaaccctgatattctatgattctattaacaATATGTGTCTCAGTTGGCCATTTGTCTTTGCATTGTTACTCATTGGACGCAGAGAGAATAAAATGCTTCTCCTGGAACAGGGAAGGAGACATATGAAGTTTGATCTCTCTGTGGTGGCGTGAATGCACCCTCAGAAGCTGGCTAGAACCACAACATACCAATGGAAGATCCAGAAGAGACAATGACAGACATTAACCCTTAACAATAGGTGGTTCAAGCAGGCTGAATGTGTGAATACAGCATGGCTTTTTCTGGAGAACAGAGACAAGAGGTGTCAGGGATCATTGTTTAAGAAGAAGGTTCACAGACACATAGGAGTTCTCATTCAGGACTGAGAGATAGAAGGACAGAGAGAGAAGATGGATCCTACAACAGCATGGCTTTGTGAAGCCCTGGCTTTGACCAGTATGAACTGGGTTTTAACCTTTGCTTCTctaagtctatgtctacactagagaccttacagcagcacatctGTACCGATGCAGCAGCACCATTATAAGATCTCTCGGGTAACCgccctatgccgacaggagagctctcacccatcaacataattaaaccaccccaacaACAGCTTCTCctactgacatagcactgtgcacactaacACTTATGTTGGtgaaatttatgttgctcagggctgtgtttttttcacatctctgaactatgtaagttttgccgacatacgTGGCAGTGTAGGTATGGCCTAAGTTAACCTAAGGACTTCCTGATACTGTATCCCAGTTGATTATTTAAACCTATCCTGTTTGGAAAACACCTGCCTGGTGTTGCTACCAACACCACCTGAAGTGCATTGACCACTGAGAGGTGTGTGGCGGGAGAAGTCTCAGACCAGGAGTCTACCTCAGATGGATTCACTGTGCAGAGCTCAACATGAGTAACAGGAGTGCTGGAGTCCAAAGGCTCAGTCTCGGAGGTGTTGAGGCCGGGGGGGCTGCCTTTGTGGCCAGGGCATGGCATGGACCCTTTAAATCCATAACGGGTACCCTGTAAAACCCAGCCAAGCGTAGACCCCATCATCCCCATTTGACTGAGTGTAGCAGAACCGTTAGAAACACCATAACAAAAGCAACAATGAAAAACATTGTGAACACCTATTCCATGTGTATTTTCTGATGCCTTATAAGGTGGGAGCTCTGacggaagcttttcccacactcagggcaTTTATAGGGTTTTTCTCCCGTATGGATCCTCTGATGTGTTTTAAGAAGTGAGTTTGActggaagcttttcccgcactcactaCATTTAAAAGGTCTCTCCTCAATGTGGATTTTCTGGTGTCTAACAAGGCCTGAGGTCACACTGAATCGTTCCCCACAGTCGGGGCATTTATAGGGCCTGTCTTCTGAGTGGATTCGCCGGTGTCTCCTAAGGGCTGAGCTGTCAGTGAATCTTTTCTCACATTCGAGGCATTtaaagggtctctctcctgtatggattctTTGGTGTTTCAAAAGGGCTGAGCTGTGactaaagcttttcccacattcagGGCATTTATAgattttctctcctgtgtggattatCTTATGTTTAATAAGACTTGAACTgtcactgaagcttttcccacattctGGGCATTTATAAGGTTTCTCTTCTGTATGGATTCTCCTGTGTTTAATGAGGCCTGAGCGGtcactgaaacttttcccacagacaaggcatttatagggtctctctcctgtgtgggttctttGATGTACAATAAGGGCTGAATTCACACTAAAGGATTTCCCACACTCAGGGCATTTATAAGGTTCTTCTCCTGTGTGGTTTCTTTTATGTTTAATAAGTCCTGAGCAGTCACTGAAGTTTTCCCCACAGACCAGGCATTCATATGGTCGCTCACCAGTGTGGCTTCTCTGATGTCTAGTAAGGTGTGAGCTCAGAcggaaagttttcccacagtcaaggcatttatagggtctttcTCCCGAGTGGAGTCTCTGATGTACAATGAGGTCTGAGTTcacactgaagcttttcccacagtcgggACATTTATAGGgcttctctccagtgtggattctctgatgcgtgATAAGAGTTGATCtgcgattgaagcttttcccgcactcaagGCATTTaaagggtctctctcccgtgtggattctttGATGTTTGATAAGGTAGGACCTTgcattgaagcttttcccacactcgggGCATTTATAAGGTTTATCTACAGTGTGTATCCTCTCATGCGTAAGAAGGTAGGAGCTCACTCGGAATCTTTTCCCACATTTGAGGCACTCATAGGGTTTCTCTGCTGTATGGATTTTCCGATGAGTACAAAGGGTTGAGCTCAGACggaagcttttcccgcagtcgGGGCATTTATAAGGTTTAGCaccagtgtggattctctgatgtcgaACAAGGCATGAGCGCAggatgaagcttttcccacagtcagggcacttgtagggtctctctcccgaGTGGATTGCCTGATGTACAGTAAGGGCTGAAATCACacggaagcttttcccacagtcagtACAGTTATAGGGCTTCTCTGCCACATGGATTTTCTTGTGTTTTATAAAGGCTGAGCAatcactgaagcttttcccacagtcggggcatttatagggtctctctcctgtgtgggttctctgatgtttCATAAGGTCAGAGCTTGCacagaagcttttcccacagtcggaGCATTTGAAGGGTTTATCTACAGTGTGGGTCCTCTCGTGCATAAGAAGGTAGGAGCGCACTcggaagcttttcccacattgTAGGCACTCATAGGGTTTCTCTGCCCTGTGGATTTTTTCATGTGTCCTAAGTGTTGAGTTCTGACggaagcttttcccgcagtcgGGGCACTTATAGGgcttctctccagtgtggattctctggtgagTAACAAGGATTGATTTCTGATTGAAGATTTCCCCACACTCCatgcatttatagggtctctcatCAGTGTGGATTGTCTGATGCACAGCAAGGTCTGAGCTCACATTGAAGCTTTGGTCACACTCAGGGCAGTTATAGGGTTTCTCTGCAGTGTTAATTCTGTGATAGGCTTTGTTATTTTTAGTTTTCCTGAGAGCTCTGCCAGTGGAAGTGGCTTTACTCTGTGATGTCTCTCCAGGATTTTTTCCCTGACTGTCTGATATGCATTGAGAGTCACATGCCGTCACCTGATCAGGACTTGAGGAAACTTTCCCTGCCAACATTCCCAATAAACTCCCATGTGATGCTGCTTCCTCCAGACAATTCTCCTCCTTTATCTTCACCATCCCATCCTCTGTTGGAATAAAGAGGGAGAATTGAGACCTGATTCATTTCTTGTGCTGGGAAGTAAAGAATCCTTGGAAAGGGGGAAcagcagaaataaataataatgatattgtCCGAAATTAGGAGCCAAATCCCACAATGCAGAGGGACCATTTCTGCTCCCACGTAACACCTCAACTGCCAGGAAAGGACAGAGGATGATGGGAAGAGAGGTGTATTCGTCAGTCAGTGAGTGTGGGAAGGAAGTCATAACTGACACACCTGCCAGGAGGATGTGACCCCTGCTGGGACAACCCTGACATGGGTGAagaggggcagaactggggccttGGTGGAAAAGCCAACTGGTTTGTTCACTCGCCCGTGGTTTCTGAGTTGGCTTAACAAACTCCTCACCTGTGCAGGCACCTCTCATgatctccccttcctctgcatCCAAGGGGCCCGGCTCCTCCCCTGGCTCCATCAGAGAGATCTGGAGTAGAAATAGCCCCGGGTTAGATGAAGCGTGGACTCCCTGCAGGCTAGGTGAGTTTATTGGCTCACTTGCAGGCGGGTGCAATTTTTATTGATCTTTTATTATGAAAGAGGAAAGTGGTGTTTAAAAGTGAAGCGTTAAAATCAGGGGACGGAAGCTTTAATTCTCTCTCCAGTACCACCAATCGAAGCCACCTTAGGTTGTTGCTATGGCAGGGCTTCCTGCATGCAGCCAGCTGAGAGACAGTGGATGGGAATGAGACAGGCACTAAGGAGACCTCGGTTCTGTTACTAGCTTTGTCCTGGACCTGAAGAGCTATGATGTCTTCCTCATGCTTTTCTTCTAGGATAAGAGGCTAACATGGCCATTCTCAAGTGTTCAAACACCATGAGTCAGCTCTTCACATAGCCCCGCTCTGAACCCACCCCAGATGTGTTCCTAGCCCACAGTGTTCCCAGAATGCTTCCAGACTCCGTTAGCAGCCAATGTGGTGAGGGAAAAGAAAGATGCAACCAGAGCTACAAGTCACATTAAAGAGGAATCTAGAACCACAGGGTTCTAGGGTTGTGTTGGATGATATGCCGGCACTGAGAGATGGGGAATGGGGTAGGAACCATATGACATATGTCTGTCCCTCCCTGACCCCCTTATCTATCCCTAGAGTCTGTTCCTATAATGGTGGCAGCCTGCTGGCACCCCTACCTATTTCCCACTGGGAGAAAGACCCTGTACATTTATTTCTAACAGTCTGAGCTTTATCCAGCTAGTTATCTCAGGATCACAGCACTCTTCTGTCTGGGGCGAGCTCTTAGCAAAGCTTCCTTCAAACACTTCTAGACTCTATCATATTGAGAAAAGACTTGGCCAGTTTAGTACAGTGCAGAGCAGGTGTAGTGTCAGAAACTGCTGAGGGTGCATCATATTTTTCTTCCccatttcctgtttaaaaaaccccaccaccaccacattccTCTTCTTTGTAAGTACAGGGGTAGTGAATTCTGGCAGACAGGGGTCTCCCTCTCAGAATTCCTCACCTTTCCCCATCTTGTAGTCCTTGTGATGGCAGTTTTTTactaaatttattattattaaggctgtcaagcgatttaaaaaaaaatcatgattaatcacgtgattaatcgcactattaaacaataatagaataccatttatttaaatatgtgcagattttttctacattttcaaatatattgatttcaattacaacacagaatacaaagtgtacagtgctcactttatattattattttgattacaaatatttgcactgtaaaaaacaaattaaatagtatttttcaattcacctaatacaagtactgtagtgcaatctctttatcatgaaagttgaacttacaaatgtagatttatgtacaaaaaataactgcactcaaaaataaaacttgtttgtctgagcgactggctgaacaagaagtaggactgagtggacttgtgggctttaatgttttacattgttttgagtacagctatgtaacaaacaaacaaaaatctacatttgtaaattgcactttcacgataaagagattgcactacagtacttgtatgaggtgaattgaaaaatactatttcttttgtttattatttttacagtgcaaatatttgtaatcaaaaataagaatataaagtgagcactgtacactttgtatttggcgttgtaattgaaatcaatatatttgaaaatgtagaaaaacatccaaaaatatttaataaatttcaattggtattctattattatttaacggTGTGAGTAAAACTGtgaataattgtgattaatttttttaatcaagattaattttggggggttaattgtgtgagttaactgcgattaattgacagtcctaatttattattattattattattgaccatagcacctaggaactCTAcacatggaccaggatcccatggCCCTAcacattgtacaaacacaaaaagattttccctgccccaagcagctcacATTCCAACTATCACACAACAGACATCAaatgcagacagacagatgggggagtacaaggaggCATGATAGGTAGTGGTCTCTGAACACAAGCAGCCAAGGATTTTTGTAGGTGTAACAGCAAAGGAGAGTAttgaggaggaatttgaaagTGGGTACATTTGACTTAACTCTGCTCCCTGGAGTACTATAGATATTGGGTGTGGATCAGCAACAGCGGCAGCATACATAGGTACGTGGAAACACTGTGAGACTGCACCATTGTTTGTGCATTTATCTGCATGCATTCCAATTGCTATTAACTGCGTTCAGTGTAGGTATATTGAACAGCGGAGGGAGTAGCTGCGGCAGGTTGGTAGAGCTGTGACTGTGATATGAGGCCAGGTGCAGGTGTACCTTGATGGGCCAATCATGCTTCATTCCTGCATGAAGTGCTGTAGGTTGTCACTGGTCTCCGGGGCTAAGTGAGGGGTAAGCAAAGGCAACGTCTCAGAAGGAATCTTCAGGGCAAGGGTGAAAGTGTGGGAACTGCGAGAGACTGATAATATCCTATAATATCCTGAATGAACTTTATTGAAC includes the following:
- the LOC117887135 gene encoding zinc finger protein 850-like codes for the protein MEPGEEPGPLDAEEGEIMRGACTEDGMVKIKEENCLEEAASHGSLLGMLAGKVSSSPDQVTACDSQCISDSQGKNPGETSQSKATSTGRALRKTKNNKAYHRINTAEKPYNCPECDQSFNVSSDLAVHQTIHTDERPYKCMECGEIFNQKSILVTHQRIHTGEKPYKCPDCGKSFRQNSTLRTHEKIHRAEKPYECLQCGKSFRVRSYLLMHERTHTVDKPFKCSDCGKSFCASSDLMKHQRTHTGERPYKCPDCGKSFSDCSAFIKHKKIHVAEKPYNCTDCGKSFRVISALTVHQAIHSGERPYKCPDCGKSFILRSCLVRHQRIHTGAKPYKCPDCGKSFRLSSTLCTHRKIHTAEKPYECLKCGKRFRVSSYLLTHERIHTVDKPYKCPECGKSFNARSYLIKHQRIHTGERPFKCLECGKSFNRRSTLITHQRIHTGEKPYKCPDCGKSFSVNSDLIVHQRLHSGERPYKCLDCGKTFRLSSHLTRHQRSHTGERPYECLVCGENFSDCSGLIKHKRNHTGEEPYKCPECGKSFSVNSALIVHQRTHTGERPYKCLVCGKSFSDRSGLIKHRRIHTEEKPYKCPECGKSFSDSSSLIKHKIIHTGEKIYKCPECGKSFSHSSALLKHQRIHTGERPFKCLECEKRFTDSSALRRHRRIHSEDRPYKCPDCGERFSVTSGLVRHQKIHIEERPFKCSECGKSFQSNSLLKTHQRIHTGEKPYKCPECGKSFRQSSHLIRHQKIHME